The Oncorhynchus tshawytscha isolate Ot180627B linkage group LG12, Otsh_v2.0, whole genome shotgun sequence genome includes a window with the following:
- the ankrd39 gene encoding ankyrin repeat domain-containing protein 39: MSSGGHQCNVRCCSHQLASPSAHQTLDEMDFERGIWSAAMDGDLERVKSLLKKGTDPNLRDSANYTALHYASRSGHKSVCKFLLESGACANPQTPGGATPLHRSAYCGQLDVVQLLLHHGADPQLCDGDGSSPLHKAAEQSHEDVCRLLLQCCPSLRSHTNKKSQVPYQLAPDGHLKELLEPPQ; encoded by the exons ATGTCGTCTGGAGGCCATCAATGTAACGTTAGGTGTTGTTCCCACCAACTTGCGTCCCCCAGTGCGCACCAAACATTGGATGAAATGGACTTTGAAAGAG GTATTTGGTCTGCTGCAATGGATGGAGACTTGGAGAGGGTCAAATCACTTCTCAAGAAGGGTACAGACCCTAACCTAAGAGACTCAGCCAATTACACTGCTCTG cattatGCCAGCCGCAGTGGGCATAAGTCTGTATGTAAGTTCCTTCTGGAGAGCGGGGCATGTGCCAACCCTCAGACGCCAGGTGGGGCCACTCCTCTTCACCGATCTGCCTACTGTGGACAGCTGGACGTGGTCCAGCTGTTGCTTCACCATGGGGCAGATCCCCAGCTATGTGATGGTGATGGATCCTCCCCTTTACATAAG GCTGCAGAGCAGAGCCATGAAGATGTCTGCAGACTCCTTCTCCAGTGCTGTCCCTCCCTCCGGAGCCACACAAACAAGAAGTCCCAGGTACCTTACCAGCTAGCACCAGATGGACAT
- the LOC112264087 gene encoding progonadoliberin-1 has product MELVVAYLKVLLLLLLVAPLVSHGCCQHWSYGLNPGGKRVTDSLSDTLDNLAEDLPKIDTSCSLFGCADVSPHPEMYRLRALLVSLADRQSGLNNI; this is encoded by the exons ATGGAACTGGTGG TTGCTTACCTAAAGGTCTTGTTGCTGCTGCTTTTGGTAGCGCCTCTAGTGTCACACGGTTGCTGTCAACATTGGTCCTATGGCTTGAACCCAGGGGGGAAAAGAGTTACTGACAGCCTGTCTGACACCCTGGACAAT CTGGCTGAAGACCTTCCGAAGATAGACACATCTTGCAGTTTGTTTGGCTGTGCTGATGTCTCACCTCATCCCGAAATGTACCGGCTGAGGGCATTACTT GTAAGCCTCGCTGACAGACAAAGTGGACTCAATAATATATAG
- the LOC112262944 gene encoding BTB/POZ domain-containing protein KCTD9 isoform X4 — translation MRRVTVFVNGTSRNGKVVAVYGTLTDLLSVATNKLGIKACNLYNGKGGLIDDIALIRDDDVLYVSEGDPFFDPQNDVRARDDRPGTHTDWLTLNIGGRLFTTTRSTLVSKEPESMLAHMFREKAVWGNKQDECGAYLIDRSPEYFEPILNYLRHGQLIINEGINLLGVLEEARFFGIAQLAEQLEVAIKNNQTPEDHSPISRKEFVRFLLATPTKSELRCQGLNFSGADLSRLDLRYINFKMANLSRCNLTHANLCSSNLERADLSGANLDGANLQGVKMLCSNAEGASLKGCNFEDPSGLKANLEGANLKGVDMEGSQMTGINLRVATLKNAKLKNCNLRGATLAGTDLENCDLSGCDLQEANLRGSNVKGAIFEEMLTALHMSQSVR, via the exons ATGAGAAGAGTTACTGTTTTTGTGAACGGGACGTCCAGAAATGGCAAG GTTGTAGCTGTGTATGGGACCTTGACTGACCTGTTATCTGTAGCAACCAATAAGTTGGGAATCAAAGCCTGTAATTTATACAATGGAAAAGgtggtcttatagatgacatAGCGCTCATCAG GGATGATGATGTTTTGTATGTCTCAGAGGGAGACCCCTTTTTTG ACCCACAGAATGATGTCAGGGCTAGAGACGATCGGCCTGGGACACACACCGATTGGCTGACGCTTAATATTGGAGGGCGTCTCTTCACCACCACACG GAGCACCTTGGTCAGCAAGGAGCCAGAGAGCATGCTTGCTCACATGTTTCGGGAGAAGG CTGTATGGGGTAACAAGCAGGATGAATGTGGGGCTTACCTGATTGATCGCAGCCCAGAATACTTCGAGCCTATTCTTAATTACCTGCGACATGGCCAGCTCATTATCAATGAAGGAATCAATTTACTTG GGGTTTTGGAGGAGGCCCGTTTCTTTGGAATTGCGCAGCTTGCTGAGCAGTTGGAAGTAGCAATAAAG AATAACCAGACACCTGAGGACCACTCTCCCATCTCTCGCAAGGAGTTTGTTCGGTTTCTGCTGGCTACACCCACCAAATCAGAGCTCCGCTGTCAG GGACTTAATTTCAGTGGTGCTGATCTCTCTCGCCTCGACTTGCGCTACATCAACTTCAAGATGGCCAACCTGAGTCGCTGCAACCTGACACATGCCAACCTATGCTCTTCAAACCTGGAGCGCGCTGACCTGTCTGGGGCCAACCTCGAT GGTGCTAACTTGCAGGGTGTCAAGATGCTCTGTTCAAATGCTGAGGGGGCGTCTCTCAAAGGATGCAATTTTGAGGACCCATCTGGACTCAAGGCCAACTTAGAGG GTGCCAATCTGAAAGGGGTTGACATGGAGGGAAGTCAGATGACCGGAATTAACCTGCGTGTGGCCACTCTCAAAAATGCTAAGCTGAAGAACTGTAACCTGCGGGGTGCCACTTTGGCAGGAACCGATCTTGAG AACTGTGATCTGTCTGGCTGTGACCTACAAGAGGCCAACTTGAGAGGGTCCAACGTGAAGGGGGCCATTTTTGAAGAGATGCTGACTGCATTGCACATGTCTCAGAGTGTTAGATAA
- the LOC112262944 gene encoding BTB/POZ domain-containing protein KCTD9 isoform X3, whose amino-acid sequence MHQTPMSKCSFIRWGASITLCKNNSMQTATVVAVYGTLTDLLSVATNKLGIKACNLYNGKGGLIDDIALIRDDDVLYVSEGDPFFDPQNDVRARDDRPGTHTDWLTLNIGGRLFTTTRSTLVSKEPESMLAHMFREKAVWGNKQDECGAYLIDRSPEYFEPILNYLRHGQLIINEGINLLGVLEEARFFGIAQLAEQLEVAIKNNQTPEDHSPISRKEFVRFLLATPTKSELRCQGLNFSGADLSRLDLRYINFKMANLSRCNLTHANLCSSNLERADLSGANLDGANLQGVKMLCSNAEGASLKGCNFEDPSGLKANLEGANLKGVDMEGSQMTGINLRVATLKNAKLKNCNLRGATLAGTDLENCDLSGCDLQEANLRGSNVKGAIFEEMLTALHMSQSVR is encoded by the exons ATGCACCAAACACCTATGTCTAAGTGTAGTTTCATCAGATGGGGGGCATCCATAACTCTATGCAAAAATAACTCTATGCAAACTGCcaca GTTGTAGCTGTGTATGGGACCTTGACTGACCTGTTATCTGTAGCAACCAATAAGTTGGGAATCAAAGCCTGTAATTTATACAATGGAAAAGgtggtcttatagatgacatAGCGCTCATCAG GGATGATGATGTTTTGTATGTCTCAGAGGGAGACCCCTTTTTTG ACCCACAGAATGATGTCAGGGCTAGAGACGATCGGCCTGGGACACACACCGATTGGCTGACGCTTAATATTGGAGGGCGTCTCTTCACCACCACACG GAGCACCTTGGTCAGCAAGGAGCCAGAGAGCATGCTTGCTCACATGTTTCGGGAGAAGG CTGTATGGGGTAACAAGCAGGATGAATGTGGGGCTTACCTGATTGATCGCAGCCCAGAATACTTCGAGCCTATTCTTAATTACCTGCGACATGGCCAGCTCATTATCAATGAAGGAATCAATTTACTTG GGGTTTTGGAGGAGGCCCGTTTCTTTGGAATTGCGCAGCTTGCTGAGCAGTTGGAAGTAGCAATAAAG AATAACCAGACACCTGAGGACCACTCTCCCATCTCTCGCAAGGAGTTTGTTCGGTTTCTGCTGGCTACACCCACCAAATCAGAGCTCCGCTGTCAG GGACTTAATTTCAGTGGTGCTGATCTCTCTCGCCTCGACTTGCGCTACATCAACTTCAAGATGGCCAACCTGAGTCGCTGCAACCTGACACATGCCAACCTATGCTCTTCAAACCTGGAGCGCGCTGACCTGTCTGGGGCCAACCTCGAT GGTGCTAACTTGCAGGGTGTCAAGATGCTCTGTTCAAATGCTGAGGGGGCGTCTCTCAAAGGATGCAATTTTGAGGACCCATCTGGACTCAAGGCCAACTTAGAGG GTGCCAATCTGAAAGGGGTTGACATGGAGGGAAGTCAGATGACCGGAATTAACCTGCGTGTGGCCACTCTCAAAAATGCTAAGCTGAAGAACTGTAACCTGCGGGGTGCCACTTTGGCAGGAACCGATCTTGAG AACTGTGATCTGTCTGGCTGTGACCTACAAGAGGCCAACTTGAGAGGGTCCAACGTGAAGGGGGCCATTTTTGAAGAGATGCTGACTGCATTGCACATGTCTCAGAGTGTTAGATAA
- the LOC112262944 gene encoding BTB/POZ domain-containing protein KCTD9 isoform X2: MRRVTVFVNGTSRNGKVVAVYGTLTDLLSVATNKLGIKACNLYNGKGGLIDDIALIRDDDVLYVSEGDPFFDPQNDVRARDDRPGTHTDWLTLNIGGRLFTTTRSTLVSKEPESMLAHMFREKAVWGNKQDECGAYLIDRSPEYFEPILNYLRHGQLIINEGINLLGVLEEARFFGIAQLAEQLEVAIKVKNSSYIFQMIYYISTQHIDPCPMSPHAFLQNNQTPEDHSPISRKEFVRFLLATPTKSELRCQGLNFSGADLSRLDLRYINFKMANLSRCNLTHANLCSSNLERADLSGANLDGANLQGVKMLCSNAEGASLKGCNFEDPSGLKANLEGANLKGVDMEGSQMTGINLRVATLKNAKLKNCNLRGATLAGTDLENCDLSGCDLQEANLRGSNVKGAIFEEMLTALHMSQSVR; encoded by the exons ATGAGAAGAGTTACTGTTTTTGTGAACGGGACGTCCAGAAATGGCAAG GTTGTAGCTGTGTATGGGACCTTGACTGACCTGTTATCTGTAGCAACCAATAAGTTGGGAATCAAAGCCTGTAATTTATACAATGGAAAAGgtggtcttatagatgacatAGCGCTCATCAG GGATGATGATGTTTTGTATGTCTCAGAGGGAGACCCCTTTTTTG ACCCACAGAATGATGTCAGGGCTAGAGACGATCGGCCTGGGACACACACCGATTGGCTGACGCTTAATATTGGAGGGCGTCTCTTCACCACCACACG GAGCACCTTGGTCAGCAAGGAGCCAGAGAGCATGCTTGCTCACATGTTTCGGGAGAAGG CTGTATGGGGTAACAAGCAGGATGAATGTGGGGCTTACCTGATTGATCGCAGCCCAGAATACTTCGAGCCTATTCTTAATTACCTGCGACATGGCCAGCTCATTATCAATGAAGGAATCAATTTACTTG GGGTTTTGGAGGAGGCCCGTTTCTTTGGAATTGCGCAGCTTGCTGAGCAGTTGGAAGTAGCAATAAAGGTGAAGAACTCCAGCTACATATTTCAAATGATTTATTACATTTCAACACAGCATATTGATCCATGTCCTATGTCACCCCATGCCTTTCTCCAGAATAACCAGACACCTGAGGACCACTCTCCCATCTCTCGCAAGGAGTTTGTTCGGTTTCTGCTGGCTACACCCACCAAATCAGAGCTCCGCTGTCAG GGACTTAATTTCAGTGGTGCTGATCTCTCTCGCCTCGACTTGCGCTACATCAACTTCAAGATGGCCAACCTGAGTCGCTGCAACCTGACACATGCCAACCTATGCTCTTCAAACCTGGAGCGCGCTGACCTGTCTGGGGCCAACCTCGAT GGTGCTAACTTGCAGGGTGTCAAGATGCTCTGTTCAAATGCTGAGGGGGCGTCTCTCAAAGGATGCAATTTTGAGGACCCATCTGGACTCAAGGCCAACTTAGAGG GTGCCAATCTGAAAGGGGTTGACATGGAGGGAAGTCAGATGACCGGAATTAACCTGCGTGTGGCCACTCTCAAAAATGCTAAGCTGAAGAACTGTAACCTGCGGGGTGCCACTTTGGCAGGAACCGATCTTGAG AACTGTGATCTGTCTGGCTGTGACCTACAAGAGGCCAACTTGAGAGGGTCCAACGTGAAGGGGGCCATTTTTGAAGAGATGCTGACTGCATTGCACATGTCTCAGAGTGTTAGATAA
- the LOC112262944 gene encoding BTB/POZ domain-containing protein KCTD9 isoform X1, producing MHQTPMSKCSFIRWGASITLCKNNSMQTATVVAVYGTLTDLLSVATNKLGIKACNLYNGKGGLIDDIALIRDDDVLYVSEGDPFFDPQNDVRARDDRPGTHTDWLTLNIGGRLFTTTRSTLVSKEPESMLAHMFREKAVWGNKQDECGAYLIDRSPEYFEPILNYLRHGQLIINEGINLLGVLEEARFFGIAQLAEQLEVAIKVKNSSYIFQMIYYISTQHIDPCPMSPHAFLQNNQTPEDHSPISRKEFVRFLLATPTKSELRCQGLNFSGADLSRLDLRYINFKMANLSRCNLTHANLCSSNLERADLSGANLDGANLQGVKMLCSNAEGASLKGCNFEDPSGLKANLEGANLKGVDMEGSQMTGINLRVATLKNAKLKNCNLRGATLAGTDLENCDLSGCDLQEANLRGSNVKGAIFEEMLTALHMSQSVR from the exons ATGCACCAAACACCTATGTCTAAGTGTAGTTTCATCAGATGGGGGGCATCCATAACTCTATGCAAAAATAACTCTATGCAAACTGCcaca GTTGTAGCTGTGTATGGGACCTTGACTGACCTGTTATCTGTAGCAACCAATAAGTTGGGAATCAAAGCCTGTAATTTATACAATGGAAAAGgtggtcttatagatgacatAGCGCTCATCAG GGATGATGATGTTTTGTATGTCTCAGAGGGAGACCCCTTTTTTG ACCCACAGAATGATGTCAGGGCTAGAGACGATCGGCCTGGGACACACACCGATTGGCTGACGCTTAATATTGGAGGGCGTCTCTTCACCACCACACG GAGCACCTTGGTCAGCAAGGAGCCAGAGAGCATGCTTGCTCACATGTTTCGGGAGAAGG CTGTATGGGGTAACAAGCAGGATGAATGTGGGGCTTACCTGATTGATCGCAGCCCAGAATACTTCGAGCCTATTCTTAATTACCTGCGACATGGCCAGCTCATTATCAATGAAGGAATCAATTTACTTG GGGTTTTGGAGGAGGCCCGTTTCTTTGGAATTGCGCAGCTTGCTGAGCAGTTGGAAGTAGCAATAAAGGTGAAGAACTCCAGCTACATATTTCAAATGATTTATTACATTTCAACACAGCATATTGATCCATGTCCTATGTCACCCCATGCCTTTCTCCAGAATAACCAGACACCTGAGGACCACTCTCCCATCTCTCGCAAGGAGTTTGTTCGGTTTCTGCTGGCTACACCCACCAAATCAGAGCTCCGCTGTCAG GGACTTAATTTCAGTGGTGCTGATCTCTCTCGCCTCGACTTGCGCTACATCAACTTCAAGATGGCCAACCTGAGTCGCTGCAACCTGACACATGCCAACCTATGCTCTTCAAACCTGGAGCGCGCTGACCTGTCTGGGGCCAACCTCGAT GGTGCTAACTTGCAGGGTGTCAAGATGCTCTGTTCAAATGCTGAGGGGGCGTCTCTCAAAGGATGCAATTTTGAGGACCCATCTGGACTCAAGGCCAACTTAGAGG GTGCCAATCTGAAAGGGGTTGACATGGAGGGAAGTCAGATGACCGGAATTAACCTGCGTGTGGCCACTCTCAAAAATGCTAAGCTGAAGAACTGTAACCTGCGGGGTGCCACTTTGGCAGGAACCGATCTTGAG AACTGTGATCTGTCTGGCTGTGACCTACAAGAGGCCAACTTGAGAGGGTCCAACGTGAAGGGGGCCATTTTTGAAGAGATGCTGACTGCATTGCACATGTCTCAGAGTGTTAGATAA
- the LOC112262946 gene encoding beta-centractin, whose amino-acid sequence MESYDIIANQPVVIDNGSGVVKAGFAGDQIPKYCFPNYVGRPKHVRVMAGALEGDLFIGPKAEEHRGLLSVRYPMEHGIVKDWNDMERIWQYVYSKEQLQTFSEEHPVLLTEAPLNPSKNRERAAEVFFETFNVPALFISMQAVLSLYATGRTTGVVLDAGDGVTHAVPIYEGFAIPHSIMRVDIAGRDVSRYLRLLLRKEGYDFHTSAEFEVVRTIKERACYLSLNPQKDETLETEKVQYTLPDGSTLDIGPARFRAPELLFRPDLIGDESEGIHEVLAFAIQKSDMDLRRTLFSNIVLSGGSTLLKGFGDRLLSEVKKLAPKDVKIKISAPQERLYSTWIGGSILASLDTFKKMWVSKKEYEEDRARAIHRKTF is encoded by the exons ATGGAGTCCTATGATATAATAGCAAATCAGCCTGTGGTTATTGATAAT GGCTCCGGTGTTGTTAAAGCTGGTTTTGCAGGAGACCAGATCCCCAAATACTGCTTCCCAAACTA TGTGGGTCGTCCAAAGCATGTTCGGGTGATGGCAGGTGCTCTGGAAGGAGATCTCTTCATTGGCCCAAAAGCAGAG GAACACAGGGGGCTCCTGTCTGTGCGGTACCCAATGGAGCACGGTATTGTGAAGGACTGGAATGACATGGAGCGCATCTGGCAATATGTGTACTCTAAGGAGCAACTACAGACCTTCTCTGAAGAG CATCCTGTGCTGCTGACAGAGGCCCCCTTGAACCCAAGTAAAAACCGGGAGCGTGCAGCAGAGGTGTTTTTTGAGACCTTCAATGTACCAGCGCTCTTCATCTCCATGCAGGCAGTATTAAGCTT ATATGCCACAGGGCGGACAACAGGAGTGGTGCTGGATGCTGGTGATGGGGTAACCCATGCTGTGCCCATCTATGAAGGCTTTGCCATCCCTCACTCTATCATGCGGGTCGACATTGCTGGGCGTGATGTTTCACGCTACCTACGCCTGCTACTGCGCAAGGAAGGCTATGACTTCCACACCTCAGCTGAGTTTGAGGTTGTGCGCACTATCAAAGAG AGAGCATGCTACCTCTCACTGAACCCACAAAAAGATGAGACCTTGGAGACAGAGAAGGTGCAGTACACTCTTCCTGATGGCAGCACATTGGAT ATTGGCCCTGCTCGGTTCCGAGCCCCAGAGCTCCTCTTCCGTCCAGACCTGATAGGGGACGAGAGTGAAGGAATCCACGAAGTTCTTGCTTTTGCAATTCAGAAGTCTGACATGGACCTGCGACGTACACTCTTTTCCAACATTGTTCTCTCTGGGGGCTCCACACTCCTCAAAG GTTTTGGTGACCGGTTGTTAAGTGAAGTAAAAAAGTTGGCACCTAAAGATGTGAAAATAAAG ATCTCTGCACCTCAAGAACGACTCTACTCCACGTGGATAGG GGGCTCCATCCTTGCGTCACTGGACACCTTCAAGAAGATGTGGGTGTCAAAGAAGGAGTATGAGGAAGACCGAGCACGTGCCATCCATCGGAAGACATTCTGA